A region from the Clavibacter sp. A6099 genome encodes:
- a CDS encoding PP2C family protein-serine/threonine phosphatase, with product MSSPARASGLAAFPFPAWVGRAAWIPESAARSGSAGTSGPTPMLKQLPMLALFVLAVLASMVVPTLGITAPRALLVSCGILVVGTLLAVVVTLRPDLARFAVVVPALDFLAVGLLRIGTGESASVFGSLLILPVVWFSLNPSRWNVLVAFVGVYVSLGLPLLLRLGSQNANELWRGFFSALAFAVAALVVNELSRRTRFSLEAARDRERVSEEELTRASIVQQALLPKATVPLAGYQVAGACLPSKAVGGDFFDWYPVKEGLAFTLGDVMGKGVGAGIIAATARAVVRSAKNVPDPVAAIERTADCFTAEMSAAASFATVFHARVRAEDHTVLYADAGHGLSAVVRADGTHDRLESSDLPVGVPGASGWGAHEVVLGPGDLIVTFSDGVLDLYDGTLRAVDRVAELARASASADELVRRITDLAGGQANPDDVTVVVLRREA from the coding sequence ATGAGCTCGCCCGCGCGCGCGTCCGGTCTCGCCGCGTTCCCGTTCCCCGCGTGGGTCGGCCGCGCGGCCTGGATCCCCGAGTCCGCCGCCCGATCCGGATCCGCCGGCACGTCCGGCCCCACCCCCATGCTCAAGCAGCTGCCGATGCTGGCGCTCTTCGTGCTCGCGGTGCTGGCGAGCATGGTCGTGCCCACGCTCGGGATCACGGCGCCGCGCGCGCTCCTCGTCTCGTGCGGGATCCTCGTGGTCGGCACCCTGCTCGCCGTCGTCGTCACCCTGCGCCCGGACCTCGCGCGCTTCGCCGTGGTCGTGCCCGCGCTCGACTTCCTCGCCGTCGGCCTGCTGCGGATCGGGACGGGCGAGAGCGCGTCCGTGTTCGGGTCCTTGCTGATCCTCCCGGTGGTCTGGTTCAGCCTGAACCCCAGCCGCTGGAACGTGCTCGTCGCGTTCGTCGGCGTCTACGTGAGCCTCGGCCTCCCGCTCCTGCTCCGGCTCGGCTCGCAGAACGCGAACGAGCTGTGGCGCGGGTTCTTCAGCGCCCTGGCCTTCGCGGTCGCGGCGCTCGTGGTCAACGAGCTGTCCCGGCGCACCCGCTTCAGCCTCGAGGCCGCCCGCGACCGGGAGCGGGTGAGCGAGGAGGAGCTGACCCGCGCGTCCATCGTGCAGCAGGCGCTCCTGCCGAAGGCGACCGTGCCGCTCGCCGGGTACCAGGTCGCGGGCGCGTGCCTGCCGTCCAAGGCGGTGGGCGGGGACTTCTTCGACTGGTACCCGGTGAAGGAGGGCCTGGCGTTCACCCTCGGCGACGTGATGGGGAAGGGCGTGGGGGCGGGCATCATCGCGGCCACCGCGCGCGCGGTCGTGCGCAGCGCCAAGAACGTCCCGGATCCTGTCGCCGCCATCGAGCGCACCGCCGACTGCTTCACCGCGGAGATGAGCGCGGCCGCGTCCTTCGCGACGGTGTTCCACGCCCGCGTGCGCGCCGAGGACCACACCGTCCTCTACGCCGACGCGGGCCACGGCCTCTCGGCGGTCGTGCGTGCGGACGGCACCCACGATCGGCTCGAGTCCAGCGACCTGCCCGTCGGCGTGCCGGGCGCGTCCGGGTGGGGCGCGCACGAGGTCGTGCTCGGCCCGGGCGACCTCATCGTCACGTTCAGCGACGGCGTGCTCGACCTCTACGACGGCACGCTCCGCGCGGTCGACCGGGTGGCCGAGCTGGCGCGCGCGTCCGCGTCGGCGGACGAGCTGGTGCGGCGGATCACCGACCTCGCCGGCGGCCAGGCCAACCCCGACGACGTGACCGTGGTGGTGCTGCGCCGCGAGGCGTGA
- a CDS encoding ATP-binding protein, which yields MTETTRSLTLQSPPDDVDAVHELVAGLWDDRPDVGALDRMAFETALIELASNVIEHADDGQGVTCVVSVTVDDGVMSARLRDGSEPGDFRLTTREMPGADAESGRGLAMVQMLCDELTYERVGGENVWSVRRTRIEPEAS from the coding sequence GTGACTGAGACCACCCGCAGCCTCACGCTCCAGTCCCCGCCCGACGACGTGGATGCGGTCCACGAGCTCGTCGCCGGCCTCTGGGACGACCGCCCCGACGTGGGCGCCCTGGACCGGATGGCCTTCGAGACCGCGCTCATCGAGCTGGCATCCAACGTGATCGAGCACGCCGACGACGGCCAGGGCGTCACCTGCGTGGTGAGCGTCACCGTCGACGACGGCGTGATGAGCGCGCGGCTGCGCGACGGATCCGAGCCGGGTGACTTCCGCCTCACCACGCGCGAGATGCCTGGTGCCGACGCCGAGTCGGGCCGCGGCCTCGCGATGGTGCAGATGCTCTGCGACGAGCTGACCTACGAGCGGGTCGGCGGCGAGAACGTGTGGAGCGTCCGCCGGACCCGGATCGAGCCCGAGGCGTCCTGA
- a CDS encoding STAS domain-containing protein — protein MALTTATARREDDVTVVTAAGMLNMAAAPELRQAIHDALDPAPARIVVDLAGVDFIDSSGLGALIAGLRSARDAGGDLRISAPGPQVQMVLQLSNLDRVLISTPTAEAAYRD, from the coding sequence ATGGCGCTCACGACCGCCACCGCACGACGCGAGGACGACGTCACCGTCGTCACGGCCGCAGGGATGCTCAACATGGCCGCGGCCCCCGAGCTCCGGCAGGCGATCCACGACGCGCTGGATCCCGCGCCCGCGCGCATCGTCGTCGACCTCGCCGGCGTCGACTTCATCGACTCCTCCGGCCTCGGCGCCCTCATCGCCGGCCTCCGCTCCGCGCGCGACGCCGGCGGCGACCTCCGCATCTCGGCGCCCGGCCCGCAGGTCCAGATGGTGCTGCAGCTCTCCAACCTCGACCGGGTGCTGATCTCCACCCCGACGGCCGAGGCGGCCTACCGTGACTGA
- a CDS encoding histidine phosphatase family protein, whose product MQTPPPGPARLLLTRHAPTPWNREYRYDSRTDIDVDDDAAEQLAPLAARLRGEGVQRILVSTLSRARSTARILQEQGVAPGVAPEPRPELVELDFGGFEGITRDELRGPVHGAAFAAWLTGDDGEPAAPDGGETWAAAAVRARAILDDVAADPRTTLVVAHGYLLRVLYLTALGRSPALTRSLVWANGQLIELERDGSGWRERSAPAG is encoded by the coding sequence ATGCAGACACCTCCGCCCGGGCCCGCGCGCCTGCTCCTCACGCGGCACGCGCCGACACCCTGGAACCGGGAGTACCGCTACGACTCGCGCACCGACATCGACGTCGACGACGACGCGGCCGAGCAGCTCGCGCCCCTCGCGGCGCGGCTGCGCGGGGAGGGCGTCCAGCGGATCCTCGTGAGCACGCTGTCGCGCGCCCGCAGCACCGCGCGGATCCTGCAGGAGCAGGGCGTCGCGCCGGGGGTCGCGCCCGAGCCGCGGCCCGAGCTGGTGGAGCTGGACTTCGGCGGGTTCGAGGGGATCACGCGCGACGAGCTGCGCGGACCCGTGCACGGTGCGGCGTTCGCGGCATGGCTCACGGGCGATGACGGCGAGCCCGCGGCGCCCGACGGCGGCGAGACGTGGGCGGCCGCGGCCGTGCGGGCGCGCGCGATCCTCGACGACGTCGCGGCGGATCCGCGCACCACCCTCGTGGTCGCCCACGGCTACCTGCTGCGCGTGCTCTACCTCACGGCGCTCGGCCGTTCGCCCGCGCTCACGCGCTCGCTGGTCTGGGCCAACGGGCAGCTCATCGAGCTGGAGCGCGACGGATCCGGGTGGCGCGAGCGGAGCGCTCCCGCCGGCTAG
- a CDS encoding nitroreductase family protein translates to MEFLDVLRARKTTNGAFLPDPVSQEHQRLLMEVAGRAPSQLNSQPWRFVLIEERDTIERIADISGASMTETMSNGTFFERYKHHFRFSQEEMDLRRDGMLFDRLPAPLRPFTQQAFTRRGQWLMNALRVPQTLGRDNRALVAGSPLLIGVMLDRAEERPESLASFYSTFSMGAAMENVWLTTGAIGMGIQFISFPMEIRAQWARVEELLRVPPELELKAVYRLGYLPPEARRPAIDWSSRERKRPSQYVYRGTCDTPQEGWDEPAAR, encoded by the coding sequence GTGGAGTTCCTCGACGTCCTGCGCGCCCGGAAGACCACCAACGGCGCCTTCCTGCCCGACCCGGTGAGCCAGGAGCACCAGCGCCTCCTCATGGAGGTCGCCGGCCGCGCGCCCTCGCAGCTCAACAGCCAGCCGTGGCGCTTCGTGCTGATCGAGGAGCGCGACACGATCGAGCGGATCGCCGACATCAGCGGCGCGAGCATGACCGAGACGATGTCGAACGGCACCTTCTTCGAGCGCTACAAGCACCACTTCCGCTTCTCGCAGGAGGAGATGGACCTGCGGCGCGACGGCATGCTCTTCGACCGGCTGCCCGCGCCGCTGCGGCCGTTCACCCAGCAGGCGTTCACGCGGCGCGGCCAGTGGCTCATGAACGCGCTGCGCGTGCCGCAGACCCTCGGCCGGGACAACCGCGCGCTCGTCGCGGGCAGCCCGCTCCTCATCGGCGTCATGCTCGACCGGGCGGAGGAGCGCCCCGAGTCGCTCGCGTCGTTCTACTCGACGTTCTCGATGGGCGCCGCGATGGAGAACGTGTGGCTGACCACGGGAGCGATCGGGATGGGGATCCAGTTCATCTCGTTCCCGATGGAGATCCGCGCGCAGTGGGCCCGGGTCGAGGAGCTGCTGCGCGTGCCGCCGGAGCTCGAGCTCAAGGCCGTGTACCGGCTCGGCTACCTGCCGCCCGAGGCGCGCCGCCCCGCGATCGACTGGTCCAGCCGCGAACGGAAGCGCCCGTCGCAGTACGTGTACCGCGGGACGTGCGACACCCCGCAGGAGGGGTGGGACGAGCCGGCGGCACGCTGA